Proteins from one Cystobacter fuscus DSM 2262 genomic window:
- a CDS encoding Kelch repeat-containing protein translates to MKRAFIPWMLALTVALLAGCSASSSETGSARFAVSVPQALSSEIARVSVTSSASDIPSVTLELAPTQGIWGGTLGNIPAGAHRSFQARAFDASGILLFQGAASGVTLSENQTTLVAITLQEVNPPPAFDNEAPLIDFLEASAISVPVGGSLSLVASAHDPNPGDTLSHDWTATAGSFSSPSESSTSWTAPASTGIQTLTLTVTDSRGLSARVVLAIQVSFHGGAGEAQLSIAFNSSPRVASLTASPTRLPVGQTTSVSVSASDPDGDSLSYSWSASCAGSWTNASSHSARFTPSLLPAGACNNCRLTVAVSDGHGGLNTGTVALCISNTPPSHQFPPDILRTYRSSDSASPGQVLTYEVVASDPQGSALSFNWEASTGALDPPSHDAFRSRVTWTAPSCVSASTPPSITVTVINAFYRTATRSFAVTGLPAYPPPVGSWARTGSMVQPRRAHRATVLPDGKVLVSGGVLEEFELDAYSYKTAEVYDPATGTWSLTGSMAGERAYHTTTLLPDGKVLVVGGTGLDAMEGTIGGVETAEVYDPATGAWTATGSMADERTHHTATPLPDGKVLVVGGSNRSTTELYDPATGTWSATGSMASPRYDHTATLLPDGKVLVAGGWSGTSFLATAEVYDPATGTWSATGSMASSREGHTATPLSDGKVLVVGGRNLPTAEVYDPATGTWSATGSMAEAHFTHTATRLPDGKVLVVGGFGGIEASQVTAEVYDPATGTWRLAAPMLIARQNLAAVLLPDGKLLIAGGHIVDGDIQLAAAELFTP, encoded by the coding sequence ATGAAAAGGGCATTCATTCCATGGATGTTGGCGCTCACCGTGGCGCTGCTGGCGGGCTGCTCGGCCTCTTCCTCCGAAACCGGCTCGGCACGGTTCGCCGTCTCCGTGCCCCAAGCCCTCTCCTCAGAGATCGCCCGCGTCTCCGTCACTTCCAGCGCCTCGGACATTCCCTCCGTGACCTTGGAGCTGGCACCCACCCAGGGCATCTGGGGCGGTACCCTCGGCAACATCCCCGCGGGCGCCCATCGCTCCTTCCAGGCACGGGCCTTCGACGCTTCGGGCATCCTGCTCTTCCAGGGCGCCGCTTCCGGCGTCACCCTCTCTGAAAACCAGACGACCCTCGTCGCCATCACCCTCCAGGAAGTCAATCCTCCTCCCGCCTTCGACAATGAGGCCCCGCTCATTGACTTCCTGGAGGCCTCCGCCATCTCCGTGCCCGTCGGCGGCTCTCTTTCCCTGGTGGCCTCGGCCCATGATCCCAACCCGGGCGACACCCTCTCCCATGACTGGACGGCCACCGCGGGCTCCTTCTCTTCTCCCTCCGAGTCCTCCACTTCGTGGACGGCGCCTGCCTCCACCGGCATTCAGACCCTCACCCTCACCGTGACGGACTCACGTGGCCTGTCCGCTCGCGTTGTCCTCGCCATCCAGGTCTCCTTCCACGGCGGAGCGGGAGAGGCTCAACTTTCCATCGCCTTCAACAGCTCACCTCGGGTGGCCTCCCTCACGGCCTCGCCCACGCGGCTTCCCGTCGGGCAGACGACCTCTGTCTCCGTCTCCGCCTCCGACCCGGATGGCGACAGCCTTTCCTATTCATGGAGCGCCTCCTGCGCCGGCTCCTGGACCAACGCCTCCTCCCACTCCGCTCGATTCACCCCCTCACTCCTGCCCGCCGGCGCCTGCAACAACTGCCGCCTGACTGTCGCGGTTTCAGACGGACACGGCGGGCTGAACACCGGCACCGTCGCCCTGTGCATCAGCAACACGCCTCCTTCCCACCAGTTCCCTCCCGACATCCTCCGCACCTACCGCTCCTCGGACTCCGCCTCCCCGGGCCAGGTGCTCACCTATGAAGTGGTTGCCAGCGATCCGCAGGGCTCTGCCCTCTCCTTCAACTGGGAGGCCTCGACAGGTGCGCTGGACCCGCCGAGCCACGACGCCTTCCGCAGCCGCGTCACCTGGACCGCCCCTTCCTGTGTCAGCGCCAGCACGCCCCCGTCCATCACCGTCACCGTCATCAACGCCTTCTACCGGACCGCGACCCGGAGCTTCGCGGTGACGGGGCTGCCGGCCTATCCTCCCCCCGTGGGCAGTTGGGCCCGGACGGGCTCCATGGTCCAACCCCGCCGCGCCCACAGGGCGACGGTGCTGCCCGACGGCAAGGTCCTCGTCAGCGGGGGAGTGCTCGAGGAATTCGAGCTGGATGCCTACTCCTACAAGACGGCGGAGGTGTACGACCCGGCCACGGGCACCTGGAGCCTGACCGGTTCCATGGCCGGCGAGCGCGCCTACCACACGACGACGCTGCTGCCCGACGGCAAGGTGCTCGTCGTGGGGGGAACCGGTCTCGACGCGATGGAAGGAACGATCGGCGGGGTCGAGACGGCGGAGGTGTATGACCCGGCCACGGGCGCCTGGACCGCGACTGGCTCCATGGCGGACGAGCGCACCCACCACACGGCGACGCCGCTGCCCGACGGCAAGGTGCTCGTCGTGGGGGGCAGCAACCGCTCGACCACGGAGCTGTATGACCCGGCCACGGGCACTTGGAGCGCTACCGGCTCCATGGCCTCACCTCGCTACGATCACACGGCGACGCTGCTGCCCGACGGCAAGGTCCTCGTCGCCGGGGGATGGAGCGGTACAAGCTTTCTCGCGACAGCGGAGGTGTATGACCCGGCCACGGGCACCTGGAGCGCCACCGGATCCATGGCCTCATCCCGCGAAGGCCACACGGCGACGCCGCTGTCCGACGGCAAGGTGCTCGTCGTGGGGGGCCGCAACCTCCCGACCGCGGAGGTGTATGACCCGGCCACTGGCACCTGGAGCGCCACCGGCTCCATGGCCGAAGCGCACTTCACCCACACGGCGACGCGGCTGCCCGACGGCAAGGTGCTCGTCGTGGGAGGATTTGGCGGCATCGAAGCGTCCCAGGTGACGGCGGAGGTGTACGACCCGGCCACAGGTACCTGGCGCCTCGCCGCCCCCATGCTCATCGCTCGCCAGAACCTCGCGGCGGTGCTGCTGCCCGACGGCAAGCTCCTCATCGCGGGAGGACATATCGTCGATGGCGATATTCAACTCGCGGCGGCGGAGCTGTTCACGCCCTGA
- a CDS encoding serine hydrolase, with amino-acid sequence MFALPILVLLATTPAPSSLRESLQERISQVKGASVAVAYQRLGGSPDALYLEADRSFHAASTMKVPVMLEVFRQVDAGTLSLEEPVTLTREFASIVDGSPYVLDAKDDEDAALHERLGQSVPLRELVERMITRSSNLATNLVLSRVDARRVTKTLRALGARRMTVLRGVEDGKAYAQGLNNTATARDLASLLSALERGRAASPASTRAMRSILLAQELNREIPAGLPPGTPVAHKTGQISGILHDAAIVYPPGQPAYVLVVLTRGIPDEAVARSLIVELSRQVYAHATR; translated from the coding sequence ATGTTCGCCCTCCCGATTCTCGTCCTCCTCGCCACGACGCCCGCCCCGTCCTCCCTCCGGGAGTCCCTCCAGGAGCGCATCTCCCAGGTGAAGGGCGCGTCCGTGGCGGTCGCCTACCAACGCCTCGGGGGTTCCCCGGACGCCCTCTACCTGGAGGCGGATCGCTCCTTCCACGCCGCCAGCACCATGAAGGTGCCAGTGATGCTCGAGGTCTTCCGCCAGGTGGACGCCGGCACCCTGTCCCTGGAGGAGCCCGTGACGCTCACCCGCGAGTTCGCCTCCATCGTGGATGGCTCGCCCTATGTGCTCGACGCGAAGGACGACGAGGACGCCGCCCTCCATGAGCGGCTCGGACAGTCCGTGCCGCTGCGTGAGCTGGTGGAGCGGATGATCACCCGCTCGAGCAACCTGGCCACCAACCTGGTCCTCTCCCGGGTGGACGCCCGGCGCGTGACGAAGACCCTGCGCGCCCTGGGAGCCCGGCGGATGACCGTCCTTCGAGGCGTGGAGGACGGCAAGGCCTATGCCCAGGGCCTGAACAACACCGCGACGGCGCGGGATCTCGCCTCGCTGTTGTCCGCCCTCGAGCGGGGCAGGGCGGCCTCTCCGGCCTCCACCCGCGCCATGCGCTCCATCCTCCTGGCCCAGGAGCTCAACCGGGAGATCCCCGCCGGACTCCCACCGGGCACGCCCGTGGCGCACAAGACCGGGCAGATCTCCGGCATCCTCCACGACGCCGCCATCGTCTACCCCCCGGGCCAGCCCGCCTACGTCCTCGTGGTGCTCACCCGCGGCATCCCCGACGAGGCGGTGGCGCGCTCGCTCATCGTGGAGCTTTCCCGCCAGGTGTACGCGCACGCGACGCGTTGA
- a CDS encoding outer membrane beta-barrel protein, protein MRPLLLSLVLLVTGCATAPRAKTASERLAELKRERQGALAPASPEATASEVPPEQPAPPTPPEAPAPPVPEAPQPPAPPEHPPMEPAAPAAPEAPPAPTAPVSPSAPVQGNGPHKGALGLHGSLVGSVTGTGTGSLSTVGVRYFVSDWVGLNLEAGFSIGAAEQATVSGLGLGVGVNLYGDSPDAALRPYFTTGLGFTSVTAGSTGLISVAVSAGGGLEYWVLPRLSVNASLLLNLAAVPEADTFALATVRPGLGVTLYTP, encoded by the coding sequence TTGCGTCCACTGCTGCTTTCCCTCGTCCTGCTCGTCACGGGTTGCGCGACGGCCCCCCGGGCCAAGACCGCCTCGGAGCGCCTCGCGGAACTCAAACGCGAGCGTCAGGGAGCCCTGGCTCCCGCTTCACCGGAGGCGACTGCTTCGGAGGTGCCTCCCGAGCAGCCCGCTCCCCCCACGCCTCCCGAGGCTCCGGCGCCACCCGTCCCCGAGGCACCCCAGCCTCCCGCGCCCCCCGAACATCCACCCATGGAGCCCGCGGCGCCCGCCGCACCGGAGGCCCCCCCGGCACCTACCGCTCCCGTGTCTCCCTCCGCGCCCGTCCAGGGAAACGGTCCGCACAAGGGTGCACTGGGTCTCCATGGCTCCCTGGTCGGCTCGGTGACCGGGACGGGCACGGGTTCCCTCTCGACGGTGGGCGTGCGCTATTTCGTCTCGGACTGGGTGGGGCTCAACCTGGAGGCGGGCTTCTCCATCGGCGCGGCGGAGCAAGCGACGGTGTCCGGTCTGGGATTGGGCGTGGGGGTGAACCTCTATGGCGACAGCCCGGACGCCGCGTTGCGGCCCTACTTCACGACCGGCCTGGGGTTCACCAGTGTGACGGCCGGCAGCACCGGACTCATCAGCGTGGCCGTCTCGGCGGGAGGAGGATTGGAGTACTGGGTCCTCCCCCGGCTCTCGGTGAATGCGAGCCTCCTGCTCAACCTCGCCGCGGTCCCGGAGGCCGACACCTTCGCCCTGGCGACGGTCCGTCCGGGACTCGGCGTGACGCTCTACACCCCCTGA
- a CDS encoding glycosyltransferase family 2 protein — protein MVYPRVMPPPVVTVLLPARNAERTVARAVTSLLDGTLRNIQVLAVDDGSTDGTRGVLEALAARDARVEVLDGGGHGLVAALNLALARAASPYVARMDADDESLPRRLEASVAALDADPRLGGVGTGVELFREDQPVSPSMRDYAAWLNGLTSAERLHRERFVESPICHPSVCLRREAVVAAGGWAHGDFPEDYELWLRLIDRGHGMYNLPEVLFRWRDSAERLTRTDPRYAHKRFIWVKARYLARSREVAGRPLTVWGTGPGGLMLTRFLLAEGARVTRFIDVHPRKVGTRIHGIPVDRPESLGASPEDTHLIAAVGVRGIRDEIRATLGALGWIEGVHFTCAA, from the coding sequence ATGGTCTATCCGCGTGTGATGCCACCTCCGGTCGTCACCGTCCTGCTGCCCGCCCGAAACGCCGAGCGCACCGTGGCCCGCGCGGTGACGAGTCTCCTCGACGGCACGCTGAGGAACATCCAGGTGCTGGCGGTGGACGACGGCTCGACGGACGGGACGCGCGGGGTGCTCGAGGCGCTGGCGGCGCGCGACGCCCGGGTGGAGGTGCTGGACGGGGGAGGGCACGGACTGGTGGCGGCGCTCAATCTCGCGCTCGCGCGGGCGGCCTCGCCCTACGTGGCGCGCATGGACGCGGATGACGAGTCGCTGCCCCGGCGTCTGGAGGCGAGTGTCGCGGCCCTGGATGCGGATCCTCGCCTGGGCGGCGTGGGCACCGGTGTGGAGCTCTTCCGCGAGGATCAGCCGGTGAGTCCCTCGATGAGGGACTACGCGGCGTGGCTCAACGGGCTCACCTCGGCCGAGCGGTTACACCGCGAGCGCTTCGTGGAGAGTCCCATCTGCCATCCCTCGGTGTGCCTGCGGCGGGAGGCGGTGGTGGCCGCGGGAGGGTGGGCGCACGGGGACTTCCCGGAGGACTACGAGCTGTGGCTGAGGCTCATCGATCGGGGCCATGGGATGTACAACCTGCCCGAGGTGCTGTTCCGCTGGAGGGACAGCGCGGAGCGGCTGACGCGCACGGATCCGAGGTACGCGCACAAGCGCTTCATCTGGGTGAAGGCACGCTACCTGGCGCGCAGCCGCGAGGTGGCGGGGCGTCCGCTGACGGTGTGGGGCACGGGTCCGGGAGGGCTCATGCTCACGCGCTTCCTGCTCGCCGAGGGTGCCCGGGTGACGCGCTTCATCGACGTGCACCCGCGCAAGGTGGGCACGCGCATCCACGGGATTCCCGTGGACCGGCCCGAGTCCCTGGGAGCGTCACCGGAGGACACGCACCTCATCGCGGCGGTGGGCGTGCGCGGCATCCGCGATGAGATCCGCGCCACCCTCGGCGCGCTCGGTTGGATCGAGGGCGTGCACTTCACCTGCGCGGCATGA